A single region of the Candidatus Curtissbacteria bacterium genome encodes:
- a CDS encoding MBL fold metallo-hydrolase — MRITFFGAAREVTGSNILLEGPSGKILLECGLFQGNRHAQERNHEPFQYNPKSISAVIVGHAHLDHTGRLPKFVKAGFRGKIFCTAPTKELTELVLDDSANLMKHDAEEDGVRPIYTRADVAQTMQLFETIGYGEPIEIVNGVTLTFKNAGHILGSALSVLEFGGKKLVYTSDLGNVPSELMLPPDNIDSADYVICETTYGGRIHEDFKSRQEKLNSVIENTIAQNGVLMIPTFAIERTQELLHDIEHFCRTGDCAIPTFYLDSPLAEKVTKVFEKYPEYLNDKLKKTHKSGNYFGIDRLNVTSKVEESKQIENAPNPKVIIAGSGMINGGRILYHLQDFITYPKNTLLIVGYQAQGTLGRRLLEGEKEIKIYGKKYKVGAKVMAIGSYSAHADSAGLMDWVSKISGVKEIFLVHGEAEQQVAFARQVKAKLNLEATIPQAGETYEL; from the coding sequence ATCCTACTTGAGTGCGGGCTCTTTCAGGGCAACAGACACGCTCAAGAGCGCAATCATGAGCCCTTTCAATACAACCCAAAATCAATTTCTGCCGTCATTGTAGGACACGCCCATCTTGACCATACGGGCAGACTTCCAAAATTTGTGAAGGCGGGTTTTCGCGGAAAAATCTTTTGCACGGCGCCGACGAAGGAGCTGACGGAACTTGTGCTTGATGACAGCGCGAATTTGATGAAGCATGATGCAGAAGAAGACGGTGTGCGCCCAATTTACACTCGAGCGGATGTCGCGCAGACAATGCAGCTTTTTGAAACGATTGGATATGGCGAGCCAATTGAGATCGTCAATGGGGTGACTTTGACGTTTAAAAATGCCGGGCATATATTGGGTTCGGCACTTTCTGTTTTGGAGTTTGGGGGTAAAAAATTGGTTTATACGAGTGACCTTGGGAACGTTCCTTCGGAGTTAATGTTACCTCCCGATAATATTGACTCTGCGGACTACGTTATTTGCGAAACGACATATGGCGGTAGAATTCACGAAGATTTCAAAAGCAGGCAGGAAAAATTAAATAGCGTAATCGAAAATACAATCGCTCAAAACGGCGTTTTGATGATTCCAACCTTCGCGATCGAGAGAACGCAAGAGCTCCTTCACGATATCGAGCACTTTTGCAGAACCGGTGATTGCGCTATACCCACTTTTTATCTGGATTCGCCTTTAGCCGAAAAAGTAACGAAGGTTTTCGAAAAGTACCCTGAATATTTAAACGATAAACTCAAGAAAACCCATAAAAGTGGCAACTATTTTGGCATAGACAGATTGAATGTAACTTCGAAAGTCGAAGAATCGAAACAAATAGAAAACGCGCCGAACCCTAAGGTAATAATTGCGGGTTCCGGTATGATAAACGGCGGCAGGATTTTATATCACCTGCAAGATTTTATAACCTATCCAAAAAACACTTTGCTTATTGTCGGCTATCAGGCACAAGGAACGCTTGGAAGAAGGTTGTTGGAAGGGGAAAAGGAAATAAAAATCTACGGGAAAAAATACAAGGTGGGAGCTAAAGTAATGGCAATTGGTTCTTACAGCGCGCACGCTGACAGCGCGGGGTTAATGGATTGGGTATCCAAGATTTCGGGAGTAAAAGAGATTTTTCTTGTGCACGGAGAAGCGGAACAACAGGTGGCTTTTGCAAGACAAGTAAAGGCTAAACTTAATCTAGAAGCAACCATTCCTCAAGCAGGAGAGACGTACGAACTTTAG